Below is a window of Pseudodesulfovibrio sp. 5S69 DNA.
TCGCAGTCACCGGCTAGGCCCTCGTCGGTCCGGTTGATGCCCACGTCGACCACGACCGCGCCTTCCTTGACCATGTCGGCGGTCACGAACTTGGGCTTGCCGATGGCCGCGAAGATGTAGTCCGCTTCCAGGCATTCGGCCTTGAGGTCCGGGGTGCGCGAGTGGCACAGAGTCACCGTGGCGTTGGCGCAGGGGCCGCTCTGGGAGAGCATCATGGCCAGGGGCTTGCCCACGATATTGGACCGTCCGATGACCACGGCCTTCTTGCAGGCGGGGTCCAGGCCGTAGCGTTTGAGCAGGTTGATGACGCCGGCCGGGGTGCAGGGCTTGAAGCCGGGCAGGCCCAGCGACATCTTGCCCACGTTGACCGGGTGGAACCCGTCCACGTCCTTGTTGGGGTCGATCATATCGAGAATCTTCTGGGAGTCCAAACCCTTGGGCAGGGGGAGCTGGACCAGGATGCCGTCCACGGCGACGTCCTTGTTGAGCTCGTTGATGAGGCCTTCCAGCTCAAGCTGGCTGGCGGTCTCCAGGCGGTGGGGGATGGAGCGGATGCCGCAGTCCTCGCAGGCGCGCTCCTTGTTGCGCACGTAAACCTGGCTGGCCGGGTCTTCGCCCACCAGCACCACGGCCAGTCCGGGCTTGCGGCCGTATTTGGCCGTGAGTTGGTCCACTTCTTCCCGTATCTCGGCGCGAATGGTCGCGGCCGTTTCCTTTCCGTCAAGCAGGATCATGTCTCTCTCTCCGCGTTTGAAATATTGGGATGCCGTACACGTGCTGGTCGCTACGTAGAGAAAAAGGCACCGGATGGCAAGCCGCCGAGGGCGCTCGCCCGATTTTTCGCCGCCCGCCGCTGCGCGGCGCAACGAAGAGGGGGAGAGCCGCGCGGCCCTCCCCCTTGTCGTTTTCTTCTATTCGTCGAAGAAACTGCCCGCCAGGATGGGGCCGTAGTAGACGCCGTCCTCGTCGAGTTCCTCCTCGATGCGCAGGAGCTGGTTGTACTTTTCGAGCCGGTCGGAGCGGCACAGGGAACCGGTCTTGATCTGGCCCGCGTTCACGGCCACGGCCAGGTCGGCGATGAAGGTGTCGCCGGTCTCGCCCGAGCGGTGGGAGACCACGTTGGTGTAGCCTGCGGTCTTGGCCAGCTCGATGGTGTCGAGCGTCTCGGTGACCGTGCCGATCTGGTTGAGCTTGATCAGGATGGAGTTGCAGATGCCGCGGTCGATGCCCTCGGCCAGGATGTCCGGGTTGGTGACGAAGATGTCGTCGCCCACCAGTTGGATGCGGTCGCCCATCTTCTCGGTCATCAGGGAGAAGCCGTCCCAGTCGCCCTCGGCCAGGCCGTCCTCGATGGAGATCAGCGGGAAGCGGGAGACCAGGTCGTCGTAGAAGTCGATGAGCTCCCCGGCGGTCAGGATCTTGTCCTCGCCCGCCAGGACGTACTTGCCGTCCTTGTAGAACTCGCTGGCCGCCGCGTCGATGGCCAGGCCCACGTCGCGGCCGGGTTCGTAGCCCGCGGCCTCGCAGGCGCGGATGATGTACTCGAAGGCCTCGGCGTGGGAGGCCAGGTTCGG
It encodes the following:
- the folD gene encoding bifunctional methylenetetrahydrofolate dehydrogenase/methenyltetrahydrofolate cyclohydrolase FolD, producing MILLDGKETAATIRAEIREEVDQLTAKYGRKPGLAVVLVGEDPASQVYVRNKERACEDCGIRSIPHRLETASQLELEGLINELNKDVAVDGILVQLPLPKGLDSQKILDMIDPNKDVDGFHPVNVGKMSLGLPGFKPCTPAGVINLLKRYGLDPACKKAVVIGRSNIVGKPLAMMLSQSGPCANATVTLCHSRTPDLKAECLEADYIFAAIGKPKFVTADMVKEGAVVVDVGINRTDEGLAGDCDFEALKDKVHAITPVPGGVGPMTIAQLMVNTLEAFKLHVGA
- the eno gene encoding phosphopyruvate hydratase, with the protein product MSIITGVWAREILDSRGNPTVECEVVLESGDIGRAAVPSGASTGSREALELRDKEERYGGKGVLQAVENVRGEIAGAVIGMDAVRQLTLDNALIDLDGTENKDRLGANAILGVSMAAARAAASFMGMPLYQYLGGTNAKLLPVPQMNIINGGEHAPNNLDIQEFMIMPVGADTFAEALRMGAEIFHNLKSILAKDKHVTSVGDEGGFAPNLASHAEAFEYIIRACEAAGYEPGRDVGLAIDAAASEFYKDGKYVLAGEDKILTAGELIDFYDDLVSRFPLISIEDGLAEGDWDGFSLMTEKMGDRIQLVGDDIFVTNPDILAEGIDRGICNSILIKLNQIGTVTETLDTIELAKTAGYTNVVSHRSGETGDTFIADLAVAVNAGQIKTGSLCRSDRLEKYNQLLRIEEELDEDGVYYGPILAGSFFDE